One region of Chryseobacterium sp. C-71 genomic DNA includes:
- a CDS encoding RagB/SusD family nutrient uptake outer membrane protein, whose translation MKITKINTSLLPIKMKSLTKALICGTMMLGMLSCEDDLMLEPENNITQNSFYTTELQIQQALSGVYSAMVNASSRGGYDVNFYLLASEVRSNNFNAISQNGNRDYYAINRFQDTSSTDEMEILWEDAYQQISYANTLLARIDAVPFANPATKEQYRSEARFLRSYAYFELMRSFGKVPLIDKPVSPEEASKIPRTDLATLYNFVTSEIEASVAGLKDVYDAANKGRITKSAAHAMLGRIYLTGSGYPLNNGSYVTKAKDHLFAVIQGEGQFVTFAPNYADLFKSVNDNKYHIFEIQHIGGGLSQGSYLPSYVSPNFGSADPYYNAQGSLFSSAELGVSQSLIDTYEPGDLRLPLTIKTSFIGTNGQPDQAKFFVKFREKGIVLSNRYDWPINFPIIRYADVLLMYAEILNNQGATSTAVEYLNKIRQRAGLTPVSTSISAANFTTALRKERRVEFAGEGVYWHDLVRWNTGVTVINQAAAALNYNYTITTNDYLYQVPLSQIQVAGYDQNP comes from the coding sequence ATGAAAATCACTAAAATAAATACTTCCCTTTTACCTATAAAGATGAAATCTCTTACAAAAGCATTGATATGTGGAACCATGATGCTGGGGATGCTCAGCTGTGAAGACGATTTGATGCTGGAACCTGAAAATAATATTACCCAAAACTCCTTTTACACTACTGAATTACAGATTCAGCAAGCTCTTTCGGGAGTTTATTCGGCAATGGTGAATGCTTCATCAAGAGGAGGGTATGATGTTAATTTTTACCTGTTGGCGTCAGAAGTTCGTTCAAATAATTTTAATGCAATTTCGCAGAACGGAAACAGAGATTATTATGCAATCAACCGTTTTCAGGATACTTCTTCCACTGATGAGATGGAAATTCTTTGGGAAGATGCTTATCAGCAGATCTCTTACGCAAATACGCTTTTAGCGAGAATAGATGCAGTGCCGTTTGCAAATCCGGCAACTAAAGAACAATACCGCTCTGAAGCTCGTTTCTTAAGATCTTACGCATATTTTGAGTTGATGAGAAGTTTTGGAAAAGTTCCGTTAATCGATAAACCGGTGAGTCCTGAAGAGGCCTCTAAAATTCCAAGAACAGATCTGGCGACCCTTTACAATTTCGTTACATCAGAAATTGAAGCATCGGTAGCAGGTCTGAAAGATGTGTATGATGCCGCAAATAAAGGAAGAATTACGAAGTCTGCAGCTCACGCAATGTTGGGGAGAATTTATCTTACGGGATCAGGATATCCGCTGAACAATGGTTCTTATGTTACAAAAGCAAAGGATCATTTGTTTGCAGTGATTCAGGGGGAAGGGCAGTTCGTGACTTTTGCTCCTAATTATGCAGATCTTTTTAAAAGTGTCAACGATAATAAATACCATATTTTTGAAATTCAGCATATCGGTGGAGGTTTGTCACAAGGTTCTTACTTACCAAGCTATGTATCGCCGAATTTTGGTTCTGCTGATCCCTATTACAATGCGCAAGGTAGTTTATTCAGCTCGGCTGAATTAGGAGTTTCTCAATCATTGATTGATACTTATGAGCCGGGAGATTTAAGACTTCCTTTAACGATCAAAACAAGTTTTATTGGGACAAACGGACAACCTGATCAGGCTAAATTTTTCGTAAAATTCCGTGAAAAAGGAATTGTTCTCAGCAACAGATACGACTGGCCGATCAACTTCCCAATTATAAGGTATGCGGATGTTCTTTTAATGTATGCGGAAATTTTAAATAATCAGGGAGCTACAAGTACTGCGGTTGAGTACTTAAACAAAATCCGTCAGAGAGCAGGTCTTACACCGGTTTCTACATCGATATCTGCTGCTAATTTTACTACAGCACTTCGCAAAGAAAGAAGAGTAGAGTTTGCCGGTGAGGGTGTGTATTGGCACGATTTGGTTCGTTGGAATACGGGAGTTACTGTCATCAATCAGGCTGCCGCTGCATTAAACTATAATTACACGATTACTACAAATGATTATTTGTATCAAGTGCCTTTATCTCAGATTCAGGTGGCGGGATATGATCAAAATCCTTAA